The genomic region TGGGCAATTATTAGTGGTATTGAAGGCAATTTAACTGCATATGAAGCAGTGTTAGCCGATCTTAAAAGGCAGAAACAGACTGTAGATGAATTGTATATTCTAGGAGATGCGATCGCTCCTACTCCCGAAAGTCAAAAGGTAATTCAACGACTGAAATCGCCTCGAATTGGTGAACTAATACCTCATATTTGTCAGGGGTGGTGGGAAGAACAATTACTCATTTTGCACTGTTTGGGACGAACGGCAGAACCTACCGAATTAATTGATGAATACGGGATGGAAATGACTAAAACCTTGTGGGATGCGATTCCTCGCAGTGAGATAGAGTGGGTACGATCGCTCGATTTTGGCTTCTTTGAACTAGATTGTTTGTTGATTCACGGTAGCAGCGTTAGCGTCAGCGATAAATTAACTCCCGATACCTCCCCTATTCAAATGCTAGATCGGCTGATGCGAATGGATGCCAACACTTTGTTCTGCGGTCGTTCAGGACAGGCATTTGAGTATGAAATTCAGCAAGGTGAAGTAACATCGAGCTTAACTGCATTAGACCGCATACATTCCCCACAAGCCGTTTTAGTTAAGCCCAGACGGATTGTCGGAGTTGGTAATGTTGGGCGCATTTCCGGAAGAGCAACTTACACTCTCTACAATCCTTACACCAATCTAGTCGAATTTAAAATGGTGCGATACGGTTCTGGCAAAGGTTTCCAGACAATTAAATCGCAGCTAAAGACATCTGGAACTCAGTTTAAAAGGATAAAACCTCATAATTAAGCTAATTCTCTATATTTCGTTTCCTTATAACTGAAGTTCAAAGTCAACAGTGAAACCTCAGAATTAACTCGTTACTCAAATAATTCTATTTATCATCCCATGTCACAGACCCACCAAAAACCACTCTCTATTCGCCCCCGTCGCTTGCGGCGAACTGAAACCATGCGTCGCCTAGTGCGAGAATATACCCTGCGGGTAGAAGATTTGATTTACCCTTTATTTGTCATGGAAGGAGAAGGACAAACCCAGGAAGTACCATCAATGCCTGGTTACTACCGCTATACCTTAGATCTGTTACTCGACGAAATCAAAGAGGCTTATGGATTGGGGATTGGGGCGATCGCTCTTTTTCCTCTAATTTATTCAGAAATGAAAGATAATACTGGAAATGAAAGCTATAATCCTGAAGGCTTAATTCCCCGCGCCATTCGTGCCATTAAAACCGTAATTCCTGAAATTATCCTGATATCTGATGTTGCTCTCGATCCTTACAGCAGTGAAGGACATGACGGTATCGTTCGAGATGGCATCATTCTTAACGATGAAACGGTTGCTGTATTGACCAAACAGGCACTTGTACAAGCAGCCGCTGGAGCCGATTTAGTTGCCCCCTCAGACATGATGGACGGTCGAGTGGGAGCAATTCGTCAAGCTTTGGATGCAGAAGGTTGGATTAATGTTGGGATTATCGCCTATTCAGCTAAATACGCCTCTGCCTACTATGGTCCTTTCCGGGATGCCTTGGATTCAGCCCCCAAATTTGGAGACAAAAAAACCTATCAAATGGATGCAGGCAATTCTAGAGAAGCTATCAAAGAAGTGGATTTAGATATAGCCGAAGGTGCAGATATTATCATGATTAAGCCTGCACTCGCATATTTAGATATTATCTACCAAATTAGGCAGCATACCAACTTAACCATTGCGGCATACAACGTTAGCGGCGAATACGCTGCTATTAAAGCTGCGGCGAGGCAAGGTTGGATTGATGAGAAAAGAGTTATCCTAGAAAGCCTCACCAGTATGAAAAGAGCAGGAGCCGACTTAATTTTGACTTACTTTGCCAAAGAAGTGGCATTAATGTTGTCAAATCCCTAAAATTTGCTATTATGATAATAGTTATCATTCTTAAAAAAATGAGATTGATGCCCCCACTATCTCAACCCTTACCCCCTAATCTCAACCAAATAATTCAGAAATTTCAACATATTTCCGAACCAAAACGGCGCTATGAATATTTACTCTGGTTTTCCAAGCGCTTGCCCCCATTTCCTAATGATTGGCAGATTCCAGAGCATAAAGTCCCTGGTTGTATCTCTCAGGTATACGTGACAGCAACTTTAGAGGAAGGTAAGGTTACATTTCACGGCGATTCTGATTCCCAATTAACCAAAGGATTGATGGGATTGTTAGTAGAGGGATTGAGCGGGTTGACTCCTTCAGAAATCGCGCAGTTAAAGCCCGATTTTATCCAGCTAACAGGGTTGGATGTGAGCTTAACTCCCTCCCGCAGTAACGGTTTTTACAACATTTTTTTGACAATGCAACAAAAAGCTTTGCTATGTCATATAGAACCCATTTGAGATCTTTTGTGAAGCCCTTACCGAGACAGCATTTCCATCTCAAACCATTAGTTTGGCGAAACTCTCTCCCAATCGGATTTATAGCATAGATACCAAATGGATTCTATAGAAGAATCTGTTTAATTTGGTCAGTAGCTAACTAATAGCTGCAATATAAACCTATTACAAGTGTTTAATTGCCATATTATTGTACTTTTAGCCTAATATTCTGATGAGCCTATCAATTTTGCCCGATGATATCTTCAACCATAGCCTAGCTACTGAAACTCAATCTCCTGTATCGGATAGGGAAATGGAACAAGCAGTTCAGACGCTGTTATTAGGTTTGGGCGAAGATCCCTATCGTGAAGGACTGCGAGACACTCCCAAGCGAGTAGTTAAAG from Merismopedia glauca CCAP 1448/3 harbors:
- the hemB gene encoding porphobilinogen synthase, which encodes MSQTHQKPLSIRPRRLRRTETMRRLVREYTLRVEDLIYPLFVMEGEGQTQEVPSMPGYYRYTLDLLLDEIKEAYGLGIGAIALFPLIYSEMKDNTGNESYNPEGLIPRAIRAIKTVIPEIILISDVALDPYSSEGHDGIVRDGIILNDETVAVLTKQALVQAAAGADLVAPSDMMDGRVGAIRQALDAEGWINVGIIAYSAKYASAYYGPFRDALDSAPKFGDKKTYQMDAGNSREAIKEVDLDIAEGADIIMIKPALAYLDIIYQIRQHTNLTIAAYNVSGEYAAIKAAARQGWIDEKRVILESLTSMKRAGADLILTYFAKEVALMLSNP
- a CDS encoding SufE family protein, encoding MPPLSQPLPPNLNQIIQKFQHISEPKRRYEYLLWFSKRLPPFPNDWQIPEHKVPGCISQVYVTATLEEGKVTFHGDSDSQLTKGLMGLLVEGLSGLTPSEIAQLKPDFIQLTGLDVSLTPSRSNGFYNIFLTMQQKALLCHIEPI
- a CDS encoding metallophosphoesterase family protein yields the protein MSQWAIISGIEGNLTAYEAVLADLKRQKQTVDELYILGDAIAPTPESQKVIQRLKSPRIGELIPHICQGWWEEQLLILHCLGRTAEPTELIDEYGMEMTKTLWDAIPRSEIEWVRSLDFGFFELDCLLIHGSSVSVSDKLTPDTSPIQMLDRLMRMDANTLFCGRSGQAFEYEIQQGEVTSSLTALDRIHSPQAVLVKPRRIVGVGNVGRISGRATYTLYNPYTNLVEFKMVRYGSGKGFQTIKSQLKTSGTQFKRIKPHN